The DNA segment TAAGACGCTCAACGTCACGGGCGGGCTGGACGGCCACGTCGTCACCGTCGAGTTCAACCGGCCGGAAGCGCTCAACGCCATGAACACGGCCATGGGCGAGGACCTGCTGCGCTGCTTCGATGCCCTCCAGTGGGACAAGGCGGTGCGCGTGGTCGTCCTCACGGGCTCGGGCACCAAGGCTTTTTGCGTGGGCGGCGATCTCAAGGAGCGCCAGGGCATG comes from the Candidatus Methylomirabilota bacterium genome and includes:
- a CDS encoding enoyl-CoA hydratase/isomerase family protein, with product MSSSYKTLNVTGGLDGHVVTVEFNRPEALNAMNTAMGEDLLRCFDALQWDKAVRVVVLTGSGTKAFCVGGDLKERQGMTDEVWRAQHVIFEAAAARVLHCPVPVIAAVEGFAMGGGCELA